In Spirochaetaceae bacterium, a single window of DNA contains:
- a CDS encoding ATP-dependent Clp protease proteolytic subunit, protein MNNYYGYSVPRVVEQTGNGEQVYDIYSRLLKDRIVFVDGEIHDLMADAVVAQLLFLQSQGAEKEISMYINSPGGSITAGLAIYDTMQFVKSNIATYCLGQAASMGALLFSAGTKGKRYCLPSSRVMMHQPWGGAGGQASDIGITAKEIIRLKKLLTGYLAENCGKNYDEVAKDLERDFYLSAEEAVAYGVADKVIRKGS, encoded by the coding sequence ATGAATAATTATTATGGATATTCTGTGCCGCGGGTGGTAGAGCAAACCGGTAACGGCGAGCAAGTTTACGATATATATTCGCGGCTATTAAAAGACCGTATCGTTTTTGTTGACGGCGAAATTCATGATTTAATGGCCGATGCCGTAGTGGCGCAGCTGCTGTTTTTGCAAAGTCAAGGGGCCGAAAAAGAAATTAGTATGTACATCAATAGTCCGGGCGGCAGTATTACGGCTGGTCTTGCTATTTACGATACAATGCAATTTGTTAAAAGTAATATTGCTACTTATTGTTTAGGGCAGGCGGCCAGTATGGGGGCTTTGCTTTTTAGCGCCGGCACTAAAGGTAAACGTTACTGTTTACCGTCCAGCCGGGTGATGATGCACCAGCCGTGGGGCGGAGCCGGCGGCCAAGCCAGCGATATTGGCATTACGGCTAAAGAGATTATTCGTTTAAAAAAGTTATTAACCGGTTATTTGGCCGAGAATTGCGGCAAAAATTATGACGAAGTAGCTAAAGATTTAGAGCGCGATTTTTATTTAAGTGCCGAAGAGGCGGTAGCGTACGGAGTAGCCGATAAGGTTATCCGCAAAGGCAGCTAG